The window CGCGGTCGGGCCGAACTTCACCAGCTCGTAGATGGCCTGGATCTGCTCCTCGGAGACCGGCTCGTCGGTGAAGGTGTTCGCCGTGCGGGCGTCACGGAACAGCAGGTCCTGAGCGGCGGCGTCGAGTACCAGGGCGTCGGTGGTCATGCTTGTCTGCACCTCATGCGGGACGGGGTTCGTCGGTCGACCGGCGGCGCCGATCACTGGATCCCAACATGAGTGAAGATTCAACTGTTCCCCGGGGGCGTGTGACACGTGTCACTCCGGGGCGGCCCCGCCCTCCTCGGCGGCCAGCGCGGCGTCCAGCCGGGCCCGGGCGCCGTCCAGCCAGCGCTGGCAGACCTTCGCCAGCTGCTCGCCGCGTTCCCAGAGGGCCAGCGACTCCTCCAGCGACGTGCCGCCGTTCTCCAGCTGCCGGACGACCTCCAGCAGCGCGTCCCGGGCGTGCTCGTACCCCAGCGCGTCGTCGGGGGTCCGCGGCGCCGCCTCCACCTGCTCCTGCTCAGCCATGGAGCCAGCGTAGGGCGTGACGCCGACAGCGCCGTCCCACCACCGCCCGCGCGGCCGGCGGCTAGGGCTTGGCCGTGGGGCCGGCCGTCACGTCGAAGCCGCCGCCCGCCACCCGGGCGTGCAGCGCGTCGCCCGCCTCGACCTGGGCCGGATCGGTCACCACCGTGCCGTCCGCGCGCTGCAGCACCGCGTAGCCGCGCTCCAGGGTGGCCGCGGGGGAGAGGGCGACCACCCGGGCCAGGGTGTGCCCGAGGTCGCTCTGCGCGTGGTCCAGCCGGTGCCCGAGGGTGCGCCTGGCCCGCTCCAGCAAGGCCTCCACCTCCTGGCCGCGGCCGTCCAGCATCCGGCGCGGCGCGGCCAGCGCCGGGCGGCTTCGGACGCCGTCCAGCCCGTGCTGCTCCCGTTCGACCCGGCCGAGCACCTGCCGCCGGGCCCGGTCGCGCAGGGTCAGGACCTTCGTCAGCTCCTCGCCGACGTCCGGCACCACCCGTTTGGCCGCATCGGTCGGGGTGGAGGCGCGCAGGTCGGCGACGAAGTCCAGCAGCGGCTGGTCCGGCTCGTGCCCGATCGCGCTGACCACCGGCGTCCGGGCGGCCGCGACCAGCCGCACCAGGGCCTCGTCCGAGAACGGCAGCAGGTCCTCCACGCTGCCGCCGCCCCGGGCCACGATGATCACGTCCACCTCGGGGTGGTCGTCCAGCTCGCGCACCGCCGCGCCGACCCGCTCCACCGCGCTGACGCCCTGCACCGGCACGTTGCGCACCTCGAAGCGGACGGCCGGCCAGCGCCGCCGGGCGACCTCCAGGACGTCCCGCTCGGCGGCCGAGCCGCGCCCGGTGACCAGGCCGACGCACTGCGGCAGGAACGGCAGGGGCCGCTTGCGCTCGGCCGCGAACAGGCCCTCCCCGGCGAGGCGCCGCTTCAGCTGCTCCAGCCGGGCCAGCAGCTCGCCGAGCCCCACCAGCCGGATCTCGGCGGCCCGCAGCGACAGCTGGCCGCGCGCCCCGTACCACTCCGGCTTGGCGTGCACGATGACCCGCGAGCCCTCCTGCACCGCGTCGGCGACCTCGTCGAAGACGGAGCGGAAGCAGGTCACCGTCAGGGAGACGTCCGCCTGCGGGTCGCGCAGGGTCAGGAACACCACCCCCGCGCCCGGCCGCCGGCTGAGCTGGGTGATCTGGCCCTCCACCCAGACCGCGCCGAGCCGGTCGATCCAGCCGCCGATCAGCGCGGAGACCTTGCCGACCGGGAGCGGGGCTTCGGGGGAGCTGGTGTTGGCCATGCGTATGAGGCTAGCGGCGGATGCCGACAGGGAGGTCAGCGGCGGACCCCAGCGGCCGCGGCCCCCTGGACCAGCAGCACGACGAGCCCGACCGCCAGCCAGACGGCCCCGGTGAGCTGCGCGGTGGACGAGGCCTCGTAGACCACCGCGCCGATCACCGCGATGCCCAGCAGCGGCGCCACCAGGTGCCGCGCCCAGTCCCGCGAGCCGTGCTTCACCACGTACCAGCCGATCACCGAGGCGTGCAGCAGTGCGAAGGCCGTCAGCGCGCCGACGTTGACCACCGAGGTCAGCTGGTCCAGCCCGTCGTCCCGGTTCGCCGCCCAGACGGCCGCACCCATCGTGATCACCGCGGCCACCAGCAGCGCCCGGCGCGGCACCGCCGAGTCGGGGTCCACCGCGGCCAGGAAGCGCGGCAGCCGCCCCTCCCGTCCCATCGCGAAGACCAGCCGCCCGGCGGCCGCCTGCCCGGCCAGCGCCGCGAAGGCCGCGCCGATCGCCTTGCTCGCCGCCACCAGCACGTGCAGCCAGTGCCCGACCCCGCGCTCCACGGTGTCGTAGAAGGCCGAGCCCTGGGCGGCCGGATCCGCCGCCAGCTGCTGCGGGGTCAGCGGCTCCAGCAGCGCCGCCAGGTACGTCTGCAGCACGAACAGCACCCCGGCCAGGGCCAGGCACCAGAGCACCGCCCGCGCCACCGCGGCGGAGGCGCCGACCGCCTCCTCCACGAAGGTGGCGATCGCGTCGAAGCCCAGGTACGACAGGACGGCCACCGAGACGGCCGAGATCACGGCCGTCGGAGAGAAGCCGCCGACGGCCGTGAACGGCGTGTCCCAGCCGCGCTGCGCCCCGTCCCGGGCCAGCACCACCACGGCCGCCACCACGAAGACCGCCAGCACCGCGATCTCCAGCGCCAGCACCGCCAGGCCGACCACCGCCGCCGTCCGCACCCCGGCCAGGTTGAGCGCGGTGGTGACCACCACCGCCAGCGCCGTCCACACCCAGCGCGAGACGTCCGGGACCAGCGAGTTCAGGGCGATGCCGGAGAAGAGGTACGCCACCGCCGGGATCAGCAGGTAGTCCAGCATCGCCATCCAGCCGGCGATGAACCCCGGACCCTCGCCCAGCCCGGCCCGCGCG of the Kitasatospora sp. NBC_01246 genome contains:
- a CDS encoding exodeoxyribonuclease VII small subunit, which encodes MAEQEQVEAAPRTPDDALGYEHARDALLEVVRQLENGGTSLEESLALWERGEQLAKVCQRWLDGARARLDAALAAEEGGAAPE
- the xseA gene encoding exodeoxyribonuclease VII large subunit, coding for MANTSSPEAPLPVGKVSALIGGWIDRLGAVWVEGQITQLSRRPGAGVVFLTLRDPQADVSLTVTCFRSVFDEVADAVQEGSRVIVHAKPEWYGARGQLSLRAAEIRLVGLGELLARLEQLKRRLAGEGLFAAERKRPLPFLPQCVGLVTGRGSAAERDVLEVARRRWPAVRFEVRNVPVQGVSAVERVGAAVRELDDHPEVDVIIVARGGGSVEDLLPFSDEALVRLVAAARTPVVSAIGHEPDQPLLDFVADLRASTPTDAAKRVVPDVGEELTKVLTLRDRARRQVLGRVEREQHGLDGVRSRPALAAPRRMLDGRGQEVEALLERARRTLGHRLDHAQSDLGHTLARVVALSPAATLERGYAVLQRADGTVVTDPAQVEAGDALHARVAGGGFDVTAGPTAKP
- a CDS encoding APC family permease → MSDRVDDGGLRRSLGVRDLMVYGLLFIAPMAPVGVFGVLDAKSHGAVAAVYLAATVAMGFTALSYAQMVRAVPRTGSVFAYARAGLGEGPGFIAGWMAMLDYLLIPAVAYLFSGIALNSLVPDVSRWVWTALAVVVTTALNLAGVRTAAVVGLAVLALEIAVLAVFVVAAVVVLARDGAQRGWDTPFTAVGGFSPTAVISAVSVAVLSYLGFDAIATFVEEAVGASAAVARAVLWCLALAGVLFVLQTYLAALLEPLTPQQLAADPAAQGSAFYDTVERGVGHWLHVLVAASKAIGAAFAALAGQAAAGRLVFAMGREGRLPRFLAAVDPDSAVPRRALLVAAVITMGAAVWAANRDDGLDQLTSVVNVGALTAFALLHASVIGWYVVKHGSRDWARHLVAPLLGIAVIGAVVYEASSTAQLTGAVWLAVGLVVLLVQGAAAAGVRR